From the Planktothricoides raciborskii GIHE-MW2 genome, the window ATCGGGGCGAAAACCATTGCGATCGCCAATCAACATTATGGGGTTGAAGAATTAGCCAGTCATAATAGTTCATTAGTTTGGGAAAAATTTCCCACCCCTCCATCATTTATGGCGCAATTGGGTTTAATTCCATAAGCCAAGAATCAACCGGGTTTTTTATGTGAATCAATCTGTCAGAGAAAATCGCCAAAAACCCGGTTTTGAGAATATTTACAGATACTTCAGCAAATTTCTTTGTATTCAGGTACTATTCAGGTACAAAAAACCTCTAGATTCCCGCCTTCGCGGGAATGGCAGGTCTTAATTTTGTACGGCATAAATCCGCAAAACGCTGTATCACCAGTCCTTAGCCGCTGCTTTTTTATTTAAGCCAAGCCAGTCAAAGGCAACGGCTGAGGCATTTGTAACACTTGCTCATAAAGGTGTTCTAACTGGGTAATATTCCGACTCAGGGTATAACGTTCTAACACTCGTTGGCGGGCTTTTTGTCCCATCAACTGAGCTAATTCTGGGTGATCTTTAAACAGTGGTAACAAAGCTTTTAGCTGTGTGGTCACACCCTTGGTACTGAGAATTACCCCCGCCCCATCAGCGATCGCCTCCCCATCGGCCCCCACATCGGTGGCAATACAAGCCAATCCGCAAGCCATCGCCTCCAATAGTGAAAGGGAAAGTCCTTCGACCAAAGACGGCAGAATAAAGACATCACAGCCACGGAGAATTTCAATGCGCCGCTGTTCATCGGCCACATATCCTAACCAAATAATATTGTGTTCTAGGTTATAGGAGCCTTGCAAAGAAGTGGCATAAGGCCCATCTCCCATAATCAGCAACTTGCACTTTGGCCCCAAATTAGATTGTTTCCAAGCTTTCAGTAACGCTTCGACATTTTTTTCCAAGGCAATGCGACCTTGATAAACAAATAAACGTTCGCCTTGAAATTCATCTTTCACCGCAGAATATCCTGGGGAATACTTTTGTACATCCACCCCATTGGGAATCACCGCCACTCGTTCCGGTGGGACATTCAATTTCACCAAAACATCCCGTTGAATATCAGAAAAAACAATCGTCTGATTGTAATTGGCCAAAAAAGGCGCATAAAGCTGATAAGTCAGATGTTGGGTACTAGAGGTTAAAGTCCGGGGTTTGCGTTCAAAAGGGGGATGAAACGTAGACACCAAGGATATACCCAGTTCCGCACAGATTTCCGGCAGTACGAAATCCAACGGCGAAAGCGTCAGGGAGGCATGAACCAAATC encodes:
- a CDS encoding glycosyltransferase family 4 protein, translating into MHIAWLGKKSPFCGNVTYSREVTNALLDRGYEVSFLHFAQESAEPQNVIPSLSPQQAFNKTAQWPIVSEVPLPCLYKSTIYTIPTLKSSKVLTRALRELKPDLVHASLTLSPLDFVLPEICAELGISLVSTFHPPFERKPRTLTSSTQHLTYQLYAPFLANYNQTIVFSDIQRDVLVKLNVPPERVAVIPNGVDVQKYSPGYSAVKDEFQGERLFVYQGRIALEKNVEALLKAWKQSNLGPKCKLLIMGDGPYATSLQGSYNLEHNIIWLGYVADEQRRIEILRGCDVFILPSLVEGLSLSLLEAMACGLACIATDVGADGEAIADGAGVILSTKGVTTQLKALLPLFKDHPELAQLMGQKARQRVLERYTLSRNITQLEHLYEQVLQMPQPLPLTGLA